Proteins from a genomic interval of Musa acuminata AAA Group cultivar baxijiao chromosome BXJ1-9, Cavendish_Baxijiao_AAA, whole genome shotgun sequence:
- the LOC103998994 gene encoding E3 ubiquitin-protein ligase JMJ24-like, whose translation MPRPRRLHDDSDAIPGEGLRCRRTDGRKWRCSMRAMDGVTFCEHHYNLTRRNLAKHKGGPAAAQESDWESPEPPDPPARKRTRKGASPTEETITAALKRRMDRKGEREKRRRGEARTTRVLPNGLMTIASSPVGGPGNEGSPLDRKLGFDEDCSLTRRCIRSKNAEPIPVGPLKKLTCGKGLGRGRKWICHRCGEKKVARMVRCLSCRKRFFCSRCIKKQYSEMSEVEVKIACPVCRGCCDCKTCSHIGAKDGGCKELAHDHKKFNEIEHAYNLISHLLPLLKQIYQKQLNELEFEVPDQGRRFSGIQLQVNQAQNELVKCNCCRTSLVDFHRSCSKCSYRLCLSCRKIPKGSFPQTTSTDAFKYGESNKAHKRVAKELNGMKRILSTGMRPDNSYLSMVPESKENSESSILCPPKEFGGCGDGLLNLVFTVPFNWSNDLGRSAEEVAFSNFGSHSLHAYPHRTSSVPENQKIGQFSISLQEAMDRKNIVRELFYLCPHLRRPRINIYEIMTSLPRASCCVL comes from the exons ATGCCGAGGCCGCGGCGGCTCCACGACGACTCCGACGCAATCCCCGGTGAGGGCCTCCGATGCCGGAGGACGGACGGCCGCAAATGGCGCTGCTCCATGCGCGCCATGGACGGCGTCACCTTCTGCGAGCACCACTACAACTTGACCCGCCGTAACTTGGCCAAGCACAAGGGCGGGCCCGCCGCGGCGCAAGAATCCGATTGGGAGTCGCCGGAGCCGCCCGATCCTCCGGCGAGGAAGCGCACCAGGAAGGGGGCTTCCCCGACCGAGGAGACGATCACGGCCGCGCTGAAGCGGCGGATGGATCGGAAGGGGGAGAGGGAAAAGAGGCGGAGGGGGGAGGCCCGGACGACGAGGGTTCTTCCTAATGGGTTGATGACCATCGCGTCGTCTCCGGTGGGTGGTCCCGGCAATGAGGGCTCCCCTTTGGATCGGAAGCTAGGGTTTGATGAGGACTGCTCGCTCACCAGGCGGTGCATTCGATCCAAGAACGCGGAGCCGATTCCCGTGGGCCCATTAAAG AAATTAACTTGTGGAAAGGGTTTGGGGAGGGGGAGGAAGTGGATATGCCACAGATGTGGGGAGAAGAAGGTGGCAAGGATGGTTCGATGTTTAAGTTGCAGGAAGAGGTTCTTCTGCTCTCGCTGCATAAAGAAACA GTACTCTGAGATGTCTGAAGTGGAGGTCAAGATCGCCTGTCCTGTTTGTCGTGGGTGTTGTGATTGTAAGACATGTTCTCATATCGGAGCTAAAGATGGTGGATGTAAG GAACTTGCACATGATCACAAGAAGTTTAATGAAATCGAGCATGCTTATAACTTGATTTCTCACCTTCTCCCATTGCTGAAGCAGATCTATCAAAAGCAGTTAAATGAGCTGGAATTTGAGGTTCCAGACCAAG GGAGAAGATTTTCTGGCATTCAACTCCAAGTCAATCAGGCTCAGAACGAGCTTGTTAAATG CAATTGCTGCAGGACTTCACTTGTTGATTTTCACAGAAGCTGCTCAAAATGTTCTTATAGACTTTGCTTAAGTTGTAGAAAGATACCGAAAGGAAGCTTTCCTCAGACGACTTCAACTGATGCCTTCAAGTATGGTGAGAGTAATAAAGCACATAAGCGTGTTGCTAAGGAACTTAATGGGATGAAACGGATACTCTCCACTGGTATGCGACCTGACAACTCATATTTATCCATGGTACCTGAAAGCAAAGAGAACAGTGAGAGCAGCATTTTGTGCCCACCCAAGGAGTTTGGTGGATGTGGTGATGGTCTTCTAAATCTAGTTTTCACCGTGCCATTTAATTGGTCTAATGATCTGGGTAGATCTGCAGAAGAAGTTGCTTTTAGTAACTTTGGTTCTCACAGTTTACATGCTTATCCTCATCGTACATCTTCAGTCCCTGAAAACCAGAAGATTGGGCAATTCAGTATAAGTTTGCAAGAAGCCATGGATAG GAAAAATATAGTTCGAGAACTGTTTTATTTATGCCCACACTTACGTCGACCCAGAATCAACATATATGAG ATTATGACAAGCCTGCCGCGCGCATCATGTTGTGTTTTGTGA
- the LOC135593738 gene encoding uncharacterized GPI-anchored protein At4g28100-like — MRPPAVSLLLAIFLLSAAAALTAGVSPHIYSDEQQPPDAGGVASTTVPAFPVAGADNQSACHLDLSDELFGGVGEACIRGGLDQGRCCPVLAAWLFAAHARSAIEVRPPPAAEDGMDGADRPVMPDDNQKCVDSLQSALERRGIRLPRPNATCDTVLCFCGIRLHQIGSLRCPAAFNVSGVGVAARNATPTAALQQLEHDCGNASYAGCTRCLHSLEKLKGNGSGERATRMFDRDCQLMGLTWLLARNRTAFIPTASAVLRALLYGAAAPLAQEEESQCRCSRDQDDMPLAVDSLQFQHLSQQQQQQQEEEDDSSSSRSPSPFPFPLPLSSIVLLIVLLATLPFPLL; from the exons ATGAGACCGCCCGCTGTCTCATTGCTGCTCGCTATCTTCCTTCTGTCCGCCGCCGCAGCCTTGACCGCCGGAGTCTCGCCGCACATCTACTCCGACGAGCAGCAGCCACCCGATGCCGGCGGTGTCGCCTCCACAACGGTCCCGGCGTTCCCCGTGGCCGGCGCGGACAACCAGAGCGCGTGCCACCTCGACCTCTCCGACGAGCTCTTCGGCGGGGTCGGCGAGGCTTGCATCCGCGGTGGCCTCGACCAAGGCCGCTGTTGCCCGGTGCTCGCGGCCTGGCTCTTCGCCGCGCACGCCCGCTCCGCCATCGAGGTCCGGCCGCCGCCCGCTGCCGAAGACGGGATGGACGGCGCGGACCGGCCGGTGATGCCGGACGACAACCAGAAGTGCGTGGACTCGTTGCAGAGCGCCCTGGAGCGGCGCGGCATCCGCCTGCCGCGGCCCAACGCCACGTGCGACACCGTGCTCTGCTTCTGCGGTATCCGACTCCACCAGATCGGATCGCTCCGGTGCCCGGCCGCCTTCAACGTCAGCGGCGTGGGGGTGGCGGCCCGGAACGCCACCCCCACGGCGGCACTGCAGCAGCTGGAGCACGACTGCGGGAATGCGTCCTACGCTGGATGCACGCGCTGTCTCCACTCCCTCGAGAAG CTTAAGGGGAACGGCAGCGGGGAGCGGGCGACGAGGATGTTCGACCGCGACTGCCAGCTGATGGGGCTGACGTGGCTGCTGGCGAGGAACAGGACGGCCTTCATCCCCACCGCATCCGCCGTCCTGCGTGCACTTCTCTACGGTGCCGCCGCCCCCCTTGCGCAGGAGGAGGAGTCCCAGTGCAGATGCAGCCGGGACCAGGACGACATGCCCCTCGCCGTCGACTCCCTCCAATTCCAGCACCTcagccagcagcagcagcagcagcaggaggaggaagacgacTCCTCTTCCTCTCgttccccttctcctttccccTTTCCACTTCCCCTTTCTTCCATCGTCCTGCTTATTGTCCTGCTCGCTACACTTCCCTTCCCCTTACTCTAA
- the LOC103998868 gene encoding transcription factor MYB41, with amino-acid sequence MGRASCCDKVGVKKGPWTPEEDRKLIDYIQKHGQGSWRTLPKKAGLARCGKSCRLRWTNYLRPDIKRGRFSFEEEEAIIQLHSVLGNKWSKIAACLPGRTDNEIKNYWNTCIRKRLLRMGIDPVTHTPRLDLLDLSSLLASSLCNPESQFDFSRLLIGPETLANSHQLKMATDLLSSQRQSSNILCQGLQEQPYLLASLQEQQLRLSSTCTLPNEPFIDEALLMQASAGQFQPAADSNRWTSVGYQSLDPSFTQLVTEASNLISTDGQGYNLTSLLSTPASSSLNSSSTYTNGNRLKYQIPDLLGVSMSI; translated from the exons atggGGAGAGCATCTTGTTGCGACAAAGTTGGAGTGAAGAAGGGGCCGTGGACGCCTGAAGAGGACCGCAAACTCATCGACTACATACAGAAGCATGGACAAGGGAGCTGGAGAACTCTTCCCAAGAAAGCTG GCCTTGCAAGGTGTGGCAAGAGTTGCCGGCTTCGGTGGACGAACTACCTGCGGCCGGACATTAAGAGAGGGAGGTTCTCATTTGAAGAGGAAGAAGCAATCATTCAACTACATAGCGTTCTGGGGAACAA ATGGTCGAAGATTGCTGCTTGCTTGCCGGGAAGAacagacaacgagatcaagaactactggaatacGTGCATCAGGAAGAGGCTCCTCAGGATGGGAATTGACCCTGTGACTCACACCCCTCGCCTCGATCTCCTTGACCTCTCTTCGCTTCTTGCCTCCTCCTTGTGCAACCCAGAGTCGCAGTTCGACTTTTCTAGGTTATTAATAGGCCCCGAAACCCTCGCCAACAGCCATCAGCTCAAGATGGCGACAGACCTCCTATCGTCTCAACGCCAAAGCTCAAACATCCTTTGTCAAGGACTCCAAGAACAACCATACCTGTTGGCTTCCTTGCAGGAACAGCAGCTACGGCTTTCATCTACTTGCACCCTTCCAAACGAGCCATTCATTGATGAGGCACTGCTGATGCAAGCCAGTGCGGGCCAGTTCCAACCAGCTGCTGATTCCAATCGCTGGACGAGCGTCGGCTATCAAAGTTTGGACCCATCCTTCACCCAACTGGTCACCGAAGCCTCCAATCTGATCTCCACAGACGGGCAGGGCTACAACCTGACTTCTCTTTTGTCGACACCTGCGTCAAGCTCCCTGAACTCCTCATCGACATACACCAACGGCAACCGGCTGAAGTACCAGATTCCCGATCTCTTGGGCGTGAGTATGTCCATATGA